The DNA segment TTCAAATGGATCAAATTGGAACAGCGGCTGAAATTACGGTGAAAATACCCACAGAATACAAACGTTATCAACTTTATCTGTATGTGATAAAAGGCAGACAGGTGCAGGTGATAAAATCAAATTTAAATACCCCTTTAAACCCTTAATCTAGCTTATATTTATATAAATACAAAACCATGGACAATAGCAATTCGGTCACACACAATGTTTATTTTGAAGGAAAAGTACAAAGCCTCGGACTGGCAACAGAAAAAGGAAAGGCAACAGTTGGCGTAATGAAAAGCGGAACTTACACGTTTTCTACCTCCTCAGCAGAAAAAATGATCGTCATCTCAGGTACGATGAAGGTAAGGTTACCAAATCAGGAT comes from the Pedobacter sp. FW305-3-2-15-E-R2A2 genome and includes:
- a CDS encoding pyrimidine/purine nucleoside phosphorylase, encoding MDNSNSVTHNVYFEGKVQSLGLATEKGKATVGVMKSGTYTFSTSSAEKMIVISGTMKVRLPNQDWAKYAAQQEFDVAAGVSFEVICDADVAYICYYE